In Cytophagia bacterium CHB2, a single genomic region encodes these proteins:
- a CDS encoding right-handed parallel beta-helix repeat-containing protein produces MCSTIVAQPSGGPYGPIRQTYKLPAGAGKIYYVAPDGQADQTGESLSTPTTIEAAIARVKTGDAIIMRGGTYRTGNLILNQGVTIQPYADELPILKGTFVASDWKKQDNGLWVSEWSRLFPSRPQDWWRRHREGAKTPQHRFNNDMVFVDGRFLQSAGWEGELEENTFFIDYETGLVYLAVDPTDKLVEITAFDVAILRTTKEAHGKTSDRKGYTIRGLTFTQYAYRALEIEGTEPEGISPESQHGKEVVGTTLEHCTISFCSRVAGYLRGDRMTIRHCKVSDTSTEGIYIIASNDVLLERNIFTRNNIENITGYYPAAVKIFNQSYRVTCNDNLVIEHPNSNGIWYDVGNVDGVFTNNWIEGVGRVSNTFSTENLWPSDNGFFFEISQGAICAGNVFVNNDHGIMVLNASNVQIYNNTFVNSMACIGRNARSAQGDHFGWHPSTGPDVGERDGHIFSNNLLVGDKDFNRSLLFVWQPASLCERLNKPQMKQLDYNVYVRGAERISYPLILWSPAANEKCQTGFESLEDLRKSYPEFSKNSRHFSNYDGPLFKGIELGNYQLLSAFPAAGSAMPLPVGIKKLLGPSKKGGQYVGAYPPMQ; encoded by the coding sequence AGCAGCTATTGCACGCGTGAAGACCGGTGATGCGATCATCATGCGCGGCGGAACATATCGCACCGGCAACTTGATTTTGAATCAAGGCGTCACGATTCAGCCGTATGCAGATGAACTACCGATTTTGAAAGGAACATTTGTCGCTTCCGATTGGAAGAAGCAAGACAACGGATTGTGGGTCAGCGAGTGGTCTCGTTTATTTCCATCCAGGCCGCAAGATTGGTGGCGGCGTCATCGCGAGGGTGCAAAAACGCCGCAGCATCGTTTCAATAACGACATGGTGTTTGTTGATGGCAGGTTCCTGCAATCGGCGGGTTGGGAAGGCGAATTGGAGGAAAACACCTTTTTTATTGATTACGAAACCGGTTTAGTTTATCTCGCCGTTGATCCCACGGACAAACTGGTGGAGATCACCGCGTTCGATGTGGCCATTTTGAGAACAACGAAGGAGGCGCATGGCAAAACTTCGGATCGCAAGGGTTATACTATTCGCGGCCTCACGTTCACGCAATATGCCTATCGAGCGCTCGAAATCGAAGGCACCGAGCCGGAAGGCATCTCACCCGAATCCCAACACGGCAAAGAAGTGGTGGGCACGACGCTGGAGCATTGCACAATTTCCTTTTGCTCGCGCGTTGCAGGTTATCTGCGCGGCGATCGCATGACGATTCGGCATTGCAAAGTGAGTGATACGAGCACGGAAGGCATCTACATTATTGCCTCCAACGACGTGCTGCTGGAAAGGAATATTTTCACGCGCAACAACATCGAGAACATCACCGGCTACTATCCCGCGGCGGTGAAGATTTTCAATCAGTCTTACCGCGTGACGTGCAATGATAATTTGGTGATCGAACATCCCAATTCCAACGGCATTTGGTATGACGTCGGCAATGTTGATGGGGTGTTTACCAACAATTGGATCGAAGGCGTCGGCCGCGTGAGCAACACATTTTCTACTGAAAATCTCTGGCCCAGTGATAACGGATTCTTCTTTGAAATCTCCCAAGGCGCGATTTGTGCCGGCAATGTCTTTGTCAACAATGATCATGGCATCATGGTGCTCAATGCCTCGAATGTGCAAATCTACAATAACACGTTTGTGAACAGCATGGCCTGTATTGGCCGCAATGCGCGCAGCGCGCAAGGCGATCACTTTGGCTGGCACCCAAGCACCGGGCCGGATGTTGGCGAGCGCGACGGCCACATCTTTTCCAACAACCTGCTCGTCGGCGATAAGGATTTCAATAGATCGTTGTTGTTCGTCTGGCAGCCGGCCTCGTTGTGCGAGAGGCTCAACAAGCCGCAAATGAAGCAGCTCGATTACAATGTGTACGTACGGGGTGCAGAAAGGATCTCTTATCCTTTGATTCTGTGGAGCCCGGCAGCGAATGAGAAGTGCCAAACGGGATTTGAGTCGTTGGAAGATCTGCGCAAGTCGTATCCGGAGTTTTCGAAGAACAGTCGGCATTTTTCGAATTATGATGGCCCGTTGTTCAAAGGCATTGAGTTGGGCAATTATCAATTATTGTCCGCATTTCCGGCGGCGGGATCAGCCATGCCGCTGCCGGTAGGAATCAAAAAACTCCTTGGCCCCTCCAAGAAAGGCGGTCAGTACGTTGGAGCATATCCTCCGATGCAGTGA
- a CDS encoding MFS transporter, whose translation MPPETEKLSVKEKIGYSLGDTASNLFFQTFILFLPIFYTDVFGLPAAAMGTMFLVTRIFDAVNDPIMGTIADHTKMRWGKFRPYILLFAIPFGIMGVLTFTTPGFDATGKLIYAYITYNLLMVMYTIVNVPYSALMGVITPNSLERTEVSSFRFVAAFVGGLIVQAATISLVKYFGQGNDAVGWQWAMGCLAGLAAVLLFITFATTKERVQPPKEQKSQFKRDLKDLFSNAPWLMIAGATVCQLTFIVMRQSSVAYYFKYYVRDQQLNLFGNVINLSYETFTSSFLLAGSVVTIIGVVLTKWFSKLLDKKNTYAGFLIAAAVVNAVLYVVRPQDVILIYVLNLLFSFFVGPVSVLQWAMYTDTADYSEWKNNRRATGLLMAASLFALKLGLTLGGAFVGWLLAYYGFVANQEQTPEAMNGIVKLLSIFPAIFGIAGGLLMMRYPLTNKMMVKIEEDLTVRRQEAR comes from the coding sequence ATGCCGCCTGAAACAGAGAAGCTTTCCGTAAAAGAGAAGATTGGCTATAGCCTGGGCGACACCGCCTCCAATTTGTTTTTTCAAACGTTCATTTTGTTTCTCCCGATTTTCTATACCGACGTCTTCGGTTTGCCCGCGGCTGCGATGGGAACGATGTTTTTGGTCACGAGAATCTTCGACGCCGTCAACGATCCCATCATGGGCACGATTGCCGATCACACGAAGATGCGCTGGGGAAAATTTCGCCCGTATATTCTTCTCTTTGCCATCCCGTTTGGCATCATGGGCGTGCTCACGTTTACGACGCCTGGTTTCGATGCCACCGGCAAACTCATCTATGCTTATATCACGTACAATCTTCTGATGGTTATGTACACCATCGTGAATGTTCCTTATTCAGCACTCATGGGAGTGATAACGCCCAATTCTCTGGAACGCACGGAAGTATCGTCATTCCGTTTTGTTGCCGCTTTTGTTGGCGGTTTGATTGTGCAGGCGGCGACTATTTCCCTGGTGAAATATTTCGGTCAGGGAAATGACGCCGTGGGTTGGCAATGGGCGATGGGATGTCTTGCCGGCTTGGCGGCAGTTTTACTCTTTATCACATTTGCCACCACTAAGGAAAGAGTGCAACCGCCCAAAGAACAAAAGAGTCAGTTCAAAAGGGATCTCAAGGATTTGTTTTCCAACGCCCCCTGGTTGATGATCGCCGGAGCAACGGTTTGCCAATTGACGTTTATTGTCATGCGCCAATCTTCGGTTGCCTACTATTTCAAGTACTATGTCCGCGATCAGCAGCTCAATCTCTTCGGCAACGTCATCAACCTTTCCTACGAGACTTTCACCTCATCCTTTTTGCTGGCGGGCAGCGTTGTGACCATCATCGGCGTCGTGCTTACCAAGTGGTTTTCGAAGCTCCTTGATAAGAAAAACACCTACGCCGGATTTCTCATCGCCGCGGCCGTGGTGAACGCTGTGTTATATGTCGTACGTCCACAGGATGTCATTCTCATTTATGTGCTCAATCTGCTTTTCTCATTCTTCGTCGGGCCTGTGTCGGTGCTGCAGTGGGCCATGTACACCGACACCGCCGATTACTCGGAATGGAAAAACAACCGGCGCGCCACCGGTTTGTTGATGGCGGCCTCATTGTTTGCGCTGAAGCTCGGCTTGACTTTGGGGGGGGCATTTGTGGGGTGGTTGCTTGCCTATTACGGGTTTGTTGCGAATCAGGAGCAAACGCCGGAGGCCATGAACGGCATTGTGAAGCTGTTGAGCATCTTTCCGGCGATCTTTGGCATTGCCGGCGGCCTGTTGATGATGCGTTACCCCCTGACAAATAAAATGATGGTTAAAATCGAGGAAGATTTAACTGTTCGAAGGCAGGAAGCGCGGTAA